A stretch of the Candidatus Limnocylindrales bacterium genome encodes the following:
- a CDS encoding ferritin-like domain-containing protein, with protein MSTQERYARPTDGPAWDVGQDYTTTFNWEYEDGRAPLLKLYEKGKKRQWDAADRIDWSLNIDPENPAELPDQSIPIFDSEAWRGMTPAEKGRARHHFQAWQLCQFMHGEQGALICTAKIVQQVPDMDSKFYAATQVVDEARHVEAYSRLLHEKYHLLYPINRHLQALIGDVLRDSRWDITYLGMQVLIEGVALAAFSTLRDHAKNPLVAAVNAYVMQDEARHVAFGRFALRDYYPHLTDKERDEREEFAVEACYLLRDRFLGEEVWETLGLPVKECADATERSEWMRFYRSQLFTRIVPTVKEIGLWGPRIRKAYADMGIIGFADTDLDALAENDQNVAERFDERRGMIEGIAAEAKATAA; from the coding sequence ATGTCCACGCAGGAGCGATACGCCCGTCCCACCGATGGCCCGGCATGGGACGTGGGCCAGGACTACACGACCACATTCAACTGGGAGTACGAGGACGGCCGCGCGCCGCTGCTCAAGCTCTACGAGAAGGGAAAGAAGAGACAGTGGGACGCGGCCGATCGCATCGACTGGTCGCTGAACATCGATCCCGAAAACCCTGCCGAGCTTCCCGACCAGTCCATTCCCATTTTCGACAGCGAGGCCTGGCGCGGGATGACGCCGGCCGAGAAGGGACGGGCCCGACACCATTTCCAGGCATGGCAGCTTTGCCAGTTCATGCACGGCGAGCAGGGCGCGCTCATCTGCACGGCCAAGATCGTGCAGCAGGTGCCCGACATGGATTCGAAGTTCTACGCCGCAACGCAGGTCGTCGACGAAGCGCGTCACGTCGAAGCGTACTCGCGCCTGCTGCACGAGAAGTATCACCTGCTGTATCCGATCAACCGCCACCTGCAGGCGCTGATCGGCGACGTGCTCCGGGACTCTCGCTGGGACATCACGTATCTGGGCATGCAGGTGCTGATCGAAGGCGTGGCACTCGCGGCGTTCTCGACGCTTCGCGACCACGCCAAGAACCCGCTGGTGGCCGCCGTCAATGCCTACGTGATGCAGGACGAGGCGCGCCACGTGGCCTTCGGCCGCTTCGCGCTGCGCGACTACTACCCGCATCTGACCGACAAGGAGCGCGACGAGCGCGAGGAGTTCGCGGTGGAGGCATGCTACCTGCTGCGCGATCGGTTCCTCGGCGAAGAAGTGTGGGAGACACTCGGTCTTCCGGTCAAGGAGTGCGCCGATGCCACCGAGCGCTCCGAGTGGATGCGCTTCTACCGCAGCCAGCTCTTCACGCGCATCGTGCCGACGGTCAAGGAGATCGGCCTCTGGGGTCCGCGCATCCGCAAGGCCTACGCGGACATGGGGATCATCGGCTTTGCCGACACCGATCTGGACGCGCTGGCCGAGAATGATCAGAACGTGGCCGAGCGCTTCGATGAGCGGCGTGGCATGATCGAAGGGATCGCGGCGGAGGCCAAGGCGACGGCCGCGTAG
- a CDS encoding MerR family transcriptional regulator, protein MTNRLKMKDLERATGVGREAIRFYIREGLLPEPERTGRNVAWYDESFIERIALIKRLQTERFLPLAIIKAILRGDEPPPQEHAQTLAQIEKGLSTRSRSQQTRLPERLDRISARTGLAIEDIRELAEIGTIEVVRRDGGEWIEGLSIPVVEAWGEMRRAGLTAERGFSMDVTGTYVQMVQWLAREEIRMFTERATGKVSGEELTRMAEVGIEAAGRMLVAMRERVIRRFIAEGNVPRAAEPPAPLRAEGKRRGR, encoded by the coding sequence ATGACGAACCGGCTGAAGATGAAGGATCTCGAGCGCGCCACCGGCGTCGGTCGCGAGGCGATCCGGTTCTACATCCGCGAGGGGCTGCTGCCCGAGCCCGAGCGCACCGGCCGCAACGTGGCCTGGTACGACGAGTCGTTCATCGAGCGCATTGCGCTCATCAAACGCCTGCAGACCGAGCGCTTCCTGCCGCTGGCGATCATCAAGGCGATCCTGCGCGGCGACGAGCCGCCGCCGCAGGAGCATGCGCAGACGCTGGCGCAGATCGAGAAAGGCCTCTCCACGCGCAGCCGGTCGCAGCAGACCCGATTGCCCGAGCGCCTGGATCGCATCAGCGCCCGCACCGGCCTGGCGATCGAGGACATTCGAGAGCTCGCCGAGATCGGCACGATCGAAGTCGTGCGCCGCGACGGCGGCGAGTGGATCGAAGGGCTGTCGATCCCCGTCGTCGAGGCATGGGGTGAGATGCGGCGCGCCGGCCTGACCGCCGAGCGCGGGTTCAGCATGGATGTCACCGGCACCTACGTGCAGATGGTGCAGTGGCTGGCGCGCGAGGAGATTCGCATGTTCACCGAGCGCGCCACCGGCAAGGTGAGCGGTGAGGAGCTGACGCGCATGGCCGAGGTCGGCATCGAGGCCGCCGGACGCATGCTCGTGGCGATGCGCGAGCGCGTCATCCGCCGATTCATCGCCGAGGGAAACGTGCCGCGCGCGGCCGAGCCTCCTGCGCCGCTTCGAGCCGAAGGCAAACGTCGCGGACGCTGA
- a CDS encoding YbhB/YbcL family Raf kinase inhibitor-like protein yields the protein MELLKHLRLAALILAAWTAACTGAESTSAAAGVDARGAGDAAAQAAEPAPSRQERVMVLRSPAFEAGGEIPSRYTCEGEDVSPPLEWSKLPMGTRSLVLIVDDPDAPDPAAPKTTWVHWVAYDIEPSAGSLAEGASRSGMPRGARQGTNDWKRTGYGGPCPPIGRHRYFHKLYALDTTLGDIGAPTKAQVEEAMREHVIGSVELVGTYQKTKR from the coding sequence GTGGAGCTTCTGAAGCATCTGCGGCTGGCCGCGCTGATCCTGGCAGCCTGGACCGCGGCCTGTACCGGCGCGGAGTCCACATCGGCAGCCGCCGGTGTGGATGCGCGCGGCGCCGGAGACGCCGCCGCACAGGCAGCCGAGCCGGCGCCGTCCAGGCAGGAGAGAGTCATGGTCCTTCGCTCGCCGGCATTCGAGGCGGGCGGTGAGATCCCCTCGCGCTACACGTGCGAAGGCGAGGATGTCTCGCCGCCCCTGGAGTGGTCGAAGCTTCCGATGGGAACGCGTTCGCTCGTGCTGATCGTCGATGATCCCGACGCGCCCGATCCGGCGGCTCCCAAGACGACATGGGTGCACTGGGTCGCCTACGACATCGAGCCGTCCGCAGGCAGTCTGGCCGAGGGCGCATCCAGATCGGGCATGCCGCGCGGCGCGCGGCAGGGCACCAACGACTGGAAGCGCACCGGATACGGTGGCCCGTGCCCGCCGATCGGCCGCCACCGCTACTTCCACAAGCTGTACGCGCTCGACACGACGCTCGGCGACATCGGCGCCCCCACCAAGGCCCAGGTCGAAGAGGCGATGAGGGAGCACGTCATCGGCAGCGTCGAGCTGGTGGGCACGTATCAGAAGACGAAGCGTTGA
- a CDS encoding DUF4142 domain-containing protein — MRNSWLSTTLMMAAGSMLLLVSDGGAQERASEAGVLVAQATAPGAGPAAGTGTGSGSGTATGTGTATGGTATGGGTPTGTGTATGAGTATGGTATGSIPDRDANFVMTAASSGLAEVAAGQLALQKASNAAVKQHAQRMIDDHTAANHELMTIAREKQLPTPDEPNQTHKQMVEKLRTQSGAEFDAAYMQAEVQEHRSAVALFRQQKDGGGDAKLAAFAGRTLPKLEHHLEEALKIADDVALGKKK, encoded by the coding sequence ATGCGAAACTCTTGGCTTTCGACCACGTTGATGATGGCAGCGGGATCGATGCTGCTGCTCGTGAGCGACGGCGGCGCGCAGGAGCGCGCGAGCGAGGCGGGCGTGCTGGTCGCGCAGGCGACGGCGCCAGGCGCCGGGCCAGCCGCCGGGACGGGAACCGGCAGCGGCAGCGGAACTGCGACCGGCACAGGCACGGCGACCGGAGGCACGGCGACGGGCGGCGGAACGCCAACCGGCACTGGAACGGCAACGGGCGCCGGCACGGCCACGGGAGGAACGGCAACCGGCTCGATACCGGACCGTGATGCCAACTTCGTGATGACCGCCGCCAGCAGCGGGCTGGCCGAAGTCGCGGCAGGACAGCTGGCGCTGCAGAAGGCATCCAACGCCGCCGTCAAGCAGCATGCGCAGCGGATGATCGACGATCATACCGCCGCCAACCACGAACTGATGACGATCGCGAGAGAGAAGCAGCTGCCCACACCGGACGAGCCGAACCAGACGCACAAGCAGATGGTCGAGAAGCTGCGCACACAGTCGGGCGCGGAGTTCGACGCCGCCTACATGCAGGCGGAAGTGCAGGAGCATCGCTCGGCGGTGGCGCTGTTCCGCCAGCAGAAGGACGGCGGCGGCGATGCGAAGCTGGCGGCGTTCGCGGGAAGGACGCTGCCCAAGCTCGAGCACCATCTGGAAGAGGCGCTCAAGATCGCCGACGACGTGGCGCTGGGAAAGAAGAAGTGA